From Oscillatoria sp. FACHB-1407, a single genomic window includes:
- a CDS encoding glycosyltransferase — MPSASKAAQIHLWVPDIFEFKGGIQVYSGFLLETIQALYPNLHYNVFLKNDTRYPRDRTFSPHTRLHFAGKYPASVRTPLFAAQLVASGVLQRPDLVITTHLNYLPAAHLLKRLTGIPYWAIAHGVEAWNIQKSSMKAALHAADQILSVSNYTRDRLLKEQNLDSAKVTLQPNTFDTSRFAIKPKPAHLLERYHLKPDQPVILTVNRLSASETYRGYDKVLEAMPLIRQTLPDVRFLIVGKGDDRPRLEQSIAQQQLQDCVTLAGFVPDEELGDYYNLCDIFAMPSKLEGFGIVYLEAMACGKPVLGGNQDGAIDALCHGELGALVDPDDAKAIAQTITQILQKQYPNPLMYQPEALRQKMIDVYGRDRFKQRLADHLEKFFQRP; from the coding sequence ATGCCATCTGCTTCTAAAGCTGCCCAAATTCATCTCTGGGTTCCCGATATTTTTGAGTTTAAGGGTGGAATCCAAGTTTATTCAGGCTTTTTGTTAGAGACAATTCAGGCACTTTATCCCAATCTTCATTACAACGTTTTTCTTAAGAACGATACCCGCTATCCCCGCGATCGCACCTTTTCTCCTCACACCAGGTTGCATTTCGCTGGGAAATATCCTGCGTCGGTGCGCACTCCTCTATTTGCCGCACAGTTGGTCGCCAGTGGCGTGTTGCAACGTCCAGACTTGGTGATCACGACTCACCTCAACTACCTGCCAGCAGCACATTTGCTGAAGCGGTTAACGGGCATTCCCTACTGGGCGATCGCTCATGGAGTAGAAGCCTGGAACATCCAGAAATCGTCTATGAAAGCGGCTCTACATGCAGCCGATCAGATTTTGTCGGTGAGCAACTACACGCGCGATCGCCTTTTAAAGGAGCAAAATCTTGACTCAGCAAAAGTAACACTGCAACCCAATACCTTTGATACCAGTCGCTTTGCTATCAAACCAAAACCCGCTCACCTGCTGGAACGCTATCACCTCAAGCCTGATCAACCCGTGATTCTGACAGTCAATCGGCTCTCCGCTAGCGAAACCTATCGTGGTTACGACAAGGTCTTGGAGGCAATGCCGCTGATTCGCCAGACATTACCGGATGTACGGTTCCTCATCGTTGGCAAAGGAGACGATCGCCCCCGGTTAGAGCAATCGATCGCCCAACAGCAACTTCAGGATTGTGTCACTCTCGCGGGATTTGTCCCCGATGAGGAACTGGGCGACTACTACAATCTCTGCGACATCTTTGCGATGCCCAGTAAACTGGAGGGATTTGGAATCGTCTATTTAGAGGCAATGGCGTGTGGCAAACCCGTATTGGGAGGAAATCAGGATGGCGCAATTGATGCACTGTGTCACGGTGAGTTGGGCGCACTGGTAGACCCGGATGACGCGAAGGCGATCGCTCAAACCATCACCCAAATTTTGCAGAAACAGTATCCCAATCCTTTAATGTATCAACCCGAAGCGTTGCGCCAAAAGATGATTGACGTCTATGGGCGCGATCGCTTTAAGCAACGACTGGCAGACCATTTAGAAAAGTTTTTTCAAAGACCGTAG
- a CDS encoding GDP-mannose 4,6-dehydratase: MIRTALITGITGQDGYYLSRLLLEKGYRVIGLVAPQRRNNIVKLGNLIEQIEIYPVALTDAVALLEVVEQFRPDEIYNLAAPSFVPDSWNDPLGTLDLITGSATRLLAAIHQLGLTTRVFEASSSEMFGQVDHAPQDENTPFRPMNPYAAAKLHAHWMMVHHRQRYGLFACSGILYNHESPLRLPNFVTRKVSLAAASIKLGLSDRLEMGNLQAKRDWGYAGDYVEAIWRMLQTNTPEDYVIGTGQLHSVQNLVETAFGCLDLDWTRYVSIDSKFIRSDEHFQLVANPAKAKRDLGWQPQMTFAKLIEEMVLTDLDRLRSGLIAPAVPQQP, encoded by the coding sequence ATGATCAGAACGGCTTTAATTACAGGGATTACGGGACAAGATGGATATTATTTGAGTCGTTTGCTATTGGAGAAGGGATATCGCGTTATTGGCTTAGTTGCTCCTCAACGCCGAAATAATATCGTCAAGCTGGGTAACTTGATTGAGCAGATCGAAATTTATCCAGTTGCGTTAACCGATGCAGTAGCCCTGTTAGAGGTGGTAGAGCAGTTCCGCCCTGACGAAATCTATAACCTGGCGGCTCCCAGTTTCGTACCTGACTCGTGGAATGACCCCCTTGGCACCCTCGACTTGATTACGGGCAGTGCGACCCGTCTGCTGGCGGCCATTCACCAGTTGGGGCTGACAACTCGCGTGTTTGAAGCGAGTAGCTCTGAAATGTTTGGGCAGGTCGATCACGCTCCGCAGGATGAAAACACCCCTTTTCGTCCGATGAATCCCTACGCCGCTGCCAAACTCCACGCCCACTGGATGATGGTGCATCATCGGCAACGGTATGGCTTATTTGCTTGCAGTGGCATTTTATATAACCATGAATCACCCTTACGCCTCCCCAACTTTGTCACTCGTAAGGTGTCCCTCGCCGCGGCGTCGATTAAGCTAGGGTTGAGCGATCGCCTGGAAATGGGCAACCTCCAGGCAAAACGCGATTGGGGGTACGCTGGCGATTATGTAGAAGCCATATGGCGGATGTTGCAGACCAATACACCAGAGGATTACGTTATTGGCACAGGTCAATTGCACAGCGTCCAGAATTTAGTTGAAACTGCATTTGGCTGTTTAGATCTAGACTGGACTCGATATGTCTCAATTGACTCAAAATTCATCCGTTCAGACGAGCACTTTCAATTGGTTGCTAATCCAGCCAAAGCAAAGCGTGATTTAGGGTGGCAGCCTCAAATGACCTTTGCTAAGTTGATTGAAGAAATGGTGTTAACCGATTTAGACCGTTTGAGATCAGGACTCATCGCCCCCGCTGTTCCTCAGCAACCCTAA
- a CDS encoding glycosyltransferase family 4 protein has product MSHSESHPSTQSRYVFVFLEIFSSEGGIQSYVKDVLQGYTALKHQPPVDVFLLRDSQDCDNPFESSPIFQFHYLRGKSAKLDRIRLAIALFLHLLKHRPQQVFCGHVKLAPLVQMLCQPSGIPYTVFTYGKEVWAPLPSATRRALQQAKAIWTISRYSRDQACVANQLDPQLFRVMPCMVDGDRFTPGTKSEGWIAKYGLAGATVLMTVARLWSGDAYKGVDVTIQALPAIAQVFPKVKYLIIGRGDDQPRLAKLAADLGVSDRVVFAGFVATDDLVEHYRLADVYVMPSQEGFGIVYLEAMACGKPVLAGDADGSAEPLQDGKLGWRVPRRDPDAVAQACIEILQELSTAAVADPSDQTNPCRSNGIWLRQQAIASFGRDAFMNQLKQLFMS; this is encoded by the coding sequence ATGTCACATTCTGAAAGCCATCCCTCTACTCAGTCGCGCTACGTCTTTGTATTTCTAGAAATTTTTAGTAGTGAAGGCGGCATCCAGTCCTATGTCAAGGATGTGTTGCAGGGATATACCGCCCTGAAGCATCAACCCCCAGTTGATGTTTTTTTGCTGCGAGATAGCCAGGATTGCGACAACCCGTTTGAGTCATCACCCATCTTTCAATTTCATTACCTCAGGGGAAAGTCAGCCAAGCTAGATCGAATTCGGTTGGCGATCGCCCTGTTCCTACACTTGCTCAAACATCGTCCCCAGCAGGTCTTCTGTGGTCACGTCAAGCTTGCCCCTCTGGTGCAAATGCTGTGTCAACCATCGGGGATTCCCTACACCGTCTTCACCTATGGCAAAGAAGTATGGGCACCACTCCCATCAGCCACTCGTCGTGCTCTACAACAGGCAAAGGCCATTTGGACTATTAGCCGCTATAGTCGCGACCAAGCCTGCGTAGCAAACCAGCTTGACCCGCAATTATTTCGTGTCATGCCTTGCATGGTGGATGGCGATCGCTTTACCCCTGGGACAAAGTCTGAGGGCTGGATTGCGAAATATGGGTTGGCTGGGGCGACCGTTCTCATGACGGTGGCTCGGTTGTGGTCAGGAGATGCTTACAAAGGGGTCGATGTCACCATTCAAGCTCTTCCTGCGATCGCCCAAGTCTTTCCAAAGGTGAAATATCTGATCATCGGTCGAGGCGACGATCAACCACGATTGGCAAAACTGGCAGCGGATCTGGGTGTGAGCGATCGCGTCGTATTTGCGGGTTTTGTGGCAACCGATGATTTAGTTGAGCACTACCGTCTGGCAGATGTTTACGTTATGCCTTCTCAGGAGGGATTTGGTATCGTTTATTTGGAGGCGATGGCGTGTGGCAAGCCTGTCCTGGCAGGAGATGCCGACGGATCAGCCGAACCCCTACAGGATGGGAAATTAGGCTGGCGTGTGCCCCGTCGTGACCCCGATGCAGTAGCTCAGGCATGTATTGAAATCTTGCAGGAATTAAGCACTGCTGCTGTTGCCGATCCTTCTGACCAGACAAACCCCTGCCGAAGTAATGGCATCTGGCTACGTCAACAAGCCATAGCATCCTTTGGTCGAGATGCCTTTATGAACCAGTTGAAACAGCTATTTATGTCTTAG